In Endomicrobiales bacterium, the genomic stretch TTTAACAATTCTTAAAAACTACTTGTTTTAATTTTTTTGTGAGCAAAGTTATGAAACTATTTATAACATTTCTCGTTGTATTTTTTATATCACTAAACCTTGCTTATTGCGATAACTTTTACGCACAAGGGCCAAAAGGCAAGAAACAAATTGCCATAACTTTTGATGATGGACCTGGCCCACATACCCAAGAAGTGCTTGATATGTTAAAAGCTAATGGGGTAAAAGCCACATTTTTTATGGAAGGCCAGCTTGTAAACATAAGGCCGGCTATGGCACAAATGGTAATTGCCGACGGGCACGAAGTTGGCAGCCATCTTTACGATCACCCCAATTTTTATAAAATGAAAGGTATAGAAAATAAACCAAAATTGCTTAAACAAATTCAATTAGCAGAAAATGCTTTCTTGAAAATTGGACATAAACCAAACTTAGTTAGAATGCCATACGGTTTTGTTAATACTTGGGTAAAACAGACACTTGAAGAAAAAGGTTATATTGCGGTTAATTGGACATTTGGTTGTGACTGGAACAAAATGAAAAAAGAAGAGCTTGCGGCAGTATATGTAAAAAATGTACGAGCAGGCGCAATACTGCTTTTTCATGATGGCGGCAGTAACAGAGAACGTACAATTTATGCCGCAAAAAGGGCAATTGAAGAGGCAAAAAAGCAAGGTCTGGGAATTGTTACGGTGAGTCAGTTATTGGGGCTGAATAAAGTTAACTAAAACTCAAAAGATGATAACTGTTTTGTCTTAAGCGCAACTTTTTGTATAATACCAAAATATGGTAAAAACTGGTTGTTTATACTTAAAAATTTGTAATTGATATTTTAATTACCTATAAGATTGCCGAGGTGGCGGAACTGGCAGACGCGTCAGACTCAAAATCTGAAGTCGCTTAGGCGGCGTGAGAGTTCAATTCTCTCCCTCGGCATTTAATGTTAGAAGCAGTATTACTTAAACACACTTTCCTAAAAACTTCCAATGCAAAAATAAAATCTTAAAAATAAATAGTAGTGATTAGGTTATGGGTTTATTGTTTTTTTGACTTGATAGTCGGTAAATGAATTGGTATCATTAAACCCGGATTTCGCAATAGGATTTGGAATTTGTCAAAAGATATGGGACATTTTTTTTCGCAAAAGTCTTGCAAATGGAATAACCATTCGCTGCAATTTTTGCGTCAAAAATGCCTCCATCTCTTTCGTCTCGGTTCTCAAACCTATTACAAAATACGGGTTAACAAAATGAACACAAAAAAAGAAATCACGCAAATAACAAATTCGGTTAAAATAAACAAAAAAAATAAATGCTATGCCAGCACATTTGTTTTTTTACTTTTATGTTTTTTTTATATTGTTGTGCCATTTACAGTTTATGCAGACGACCAGCTTTCAGAAACACTTTTCCTTCAAAAAAACTATAAAGCAGCCTCTGCAGAGTTTGCAGCTTCCGCCGTTTTGGATTTTGACACGCCATCTGGTCAGGTTTCTTCCTTACGCCTTGCCGATTGTTATTTTGGACTTGGTTATTATTTAAAAGCGCAAAATCAATATACAAAGTTTCTTGCCATTTACCCTCAAAGCGTTCATGCCGACAAGGCGCTTTTTTACCTTGCGAAAGCACTTTTTAAACAAGAAAAATATGAAGATGCGTTAAGCGCGTACGACAAATTTATTGGGCAGTTCCAAAACAGTTCTTATATTGCCGATGCCTACTTTGGCGAAGCATTATGCCTTTATAACCTTGGCAGATATACAACTTCACTTGCAAAACTTGGCGAACTATTAGATGATTATGGGCAAAAAAGAACCGATCTGCAAGAAGCCGCCCAATTCTATGTTGCAGAAACCTGGTTTGAAAGAGGTAGTTATTCTGAGGCTGAAGCTGCATATAAAAAATTCTTAAATGAAAATAAAAGTTCTCTTTTGGTGCCGCTTGCTTGTTACAAGCTTGGTCGCACTTTTATTGCAAGGGGCAAAATGGAAAGTGCAAGGTCTGAGTTTGAAGACGCGCTTGCCAGGCAGTATGATCCCGAAATACAAGCGGCAATAGTTTTTTCAATGGCAGAGTCGTATTATTTTGAAAAACAATACTCACAGGCTGTTTCGCGCTATGAAAGCATTGTAAAAAAATATCCGTCATCAGACCTTGCACCAAAAGCACTTTTTTGCGCGGGTTGGTGCTTTGTTGAAACCGGCAACTTTGCAAAAGCCGCAAAATACTTTGATTTAATGGATAAAAATTTTCAGCTTAATGCATACTCTGAACAATCTACTTATTTATCTGGCATCTGCCTTTATAATTTAGGCAACTACAGAGCTGCATATTCTCAGTTAGATAAATTTGCAAATATGCATCCTGTAAGTGAGCTTACGCCATTTGCTGCTTATTGGAGCGCGTGGAGTTCGTTAAAAGATTCCAAACCGGAAAAAGCTCTTGAACAGTTTAGAACAATAATTAAAAAATACCCAAATGTCTCTGTTGCAGAAAGAGCCGAATTTATGGTTGCAGAGTGTTTCTTTGCGACAAAAGAATATGACGCGGCCAGAAAACACTATCAGCAGTTCCTTAGCGCTTATGCATCTTCTCAAATGTTTGATGATGCGCTCTTTGGCATAGGGAAGTGTTTTGCCGGGCGCGGTGACTATGGGCTTGCAAGAGAGGTATATGAAAATTTTTTAAAAGAATTACCAAAAAGCCGTCTTGCAAACAGTGTACGGCTTGAAATTGCAAACACTTATATTTTCGAAGGCAAATATAGTGATGCTATAAATGCTCTAAATGATCTTGCCAAAGTTTCTGATAACTCTTTTGCCAACGATGTCAACTTTCGCCTTGGCTTTGCTCAATATAAAAATGGCAATTACGCAAAAGCGGTGCAAACCTTTGCGAAATTTGCAGATAGCCAAAACGAAAAAGGCGATGAGGTTTTATACTACAGCGGCTTAGCGTTAATAAAAATTAAAGAGTATTCCAGTGCTCAAAAAGCATTTGATAAACTACTTACACAATGGCCAAAATCTTCTCTTGTAAGCGAGGCATTGCTTCGCAAAGGCGATATTTTTTGGGATATAAAAGAATACGAAAAAGCGGCGCAAAGTTACGGTCAGGTTGTAAAAAACTATCCTGTAAGCCAGGTTGCGCCTTATGCTTTATATGCAAAAGGCGAAGCACTTTTCGCGCAGAGTAAAAACGCAGATGCGCTTAATAGTTGGCAATATCTTGTAGAAACATATCCGCTTTCAAACTTAAGCTCCGATGTTGGTATGAAAATAGCAGAAAAGCTAAAAGCCGAAGAGAGTTATGCGGCGGCGCTAAAAGCATATAATACTGTTCGTTTAAAGTATCCAGCATCTATAGCCGGCCGTAACGCTGAAATTGGCGCAGCACAGATGCATTATAAAATAGGCAACTTTGCCACATCGCTAAGTGCGTACGATAAAATTATAAAATCACTCGATTACACAAATGATTTAAAAGCAATCGCGCAATTTGGAGTTGCCCAGTGTTATGAAAAACTTAATAAAATTAATAATGCGCTTTACGCGTATCAAGAAGTAGTAGATAAGTATAAGGAAAGTGTTTATGCACCCAAAGCACAGCTTTCTATTGCTAAAATTTGGGAGTCATTAGGCGAAGACACTCTAGCTAAAAATGCCTACGATGTGTTAATTAACAAGTTTCCAAAAAGTGCAATTGCAAGCAGTCAATTTTTAACAAAAGCTATAAAATTGCAAGAGCAAAGCCGGTGGAAAGAAAGTATTGATTTGTTACGCCACGCCATTGAATGTGAAGATAAATCAATTGCAGCTCAAGCGCAAAAATTGCTTGGTGATGCGTTTTTTAATACTAATGCTTACAAAGAAGCCACAGTAGAATACTTAAAAACTGTATATCTCTTTCGTGATTATGTCCAATATTCTTCAGAGGCGCAGTTTATGGCAGGTGTTGCTTGTCAGGCATTAAAACAAAAAAAAGAAGCTATAAACGCGTATAAAAGAACTGTTGAGTTTTTTCCACAAAGCACATGGGCACAGCAGGCAAAACAAAAGCTTGAAAGTATGGGAAAATGAAAACTTCAAAAATACTATTGCTTATAACTAATATGTTTATATTTTCAGTTTGCGTTTATGCGCAAACACAAGATGGCACTATATTTACATTGCCAGAAACACCTCCAACAATTCAAAAACTTGAAAAAACACCACTTGATAATCCGATTTTAAAAAGGCAGGCTTTTGTTTCAGATGAAGAACTTGTACTTTCACCCTTTTGGGTAAGCAATGATTTTAGCGATGAAAACCCATCAAATATGCTTAGCGCTGGCATTCATGCCGGAAATTTTGGCACAACAGGCGGCTTTATAAATTACAGTTCAACAAATATGATAGATGCCTTAATTAAATATGAAAAGTCCGATGGAGACACGCAAATATTCGCATCGGAAAATGGTTATATCGGCGTTGGTTTTAAAAATTTTGTAGGGCCGAATGTTTTTCTTTCTCTAAATACTCAGGCAAGCAAAAACACATTTAATAACCAGTCAAAGGATATGATTGGCGCAGATGTTAAAGCACACTTCTATTGCTTAAAAGGCTTATCGGTTGAAACAGATTTAGAAGGCAGGGAGTTTTCGCTTGCATCAATGCAAAAAAACAGCTTATTAAGTGCTGGTTTCCTTGCAAAGTTTTTGCCGTTAAACGATACTTTAACCACTGCTAAGTTTTATGCATCGCAAAATACCGGATTCTCAAACGCAAAAAATTATTACACAGCTGAGTTTTGGGCTCAAAGCGTGTTATTAAACAAGTTTTCCGCAGGTGCTGGTTTTAATTTAAGGAATGCCAATTTTGCACTTAATGGGAAACTCATCTATAAAATCTCAGATTATTTTAGTGCTTCCGCAGGGTTTGATAGTGGTTTACAAGAGTTGTTATGGCAAGAAATTTATGGCAAAGAGAGGTTTTATTCTTCAAATTCATACCTTTTAAACCCTGAAAATAAATATGAGTTAACACAGACAATCTCTTGCAACATTTTAGAGCGATATCTATTTTCTTCAACCTTTTTTCAACGCGGCCAAAAAAACTCTTTAGTGTTTTTATATGATGCTTCAAATAATACAATATACCCTGGCAATATAGACGATACCTACGCTTCGGGACTAAGAGTAGCTGCGCAGTACAACGGTGTTTTTTCTTTAAAGTTTGAAGCCGAAAAGCTTTTAAACCGCAGCAGCGAATTGCTATGCCAGCAAAGCGCGACAATTTCAGCAGAGTTTAGCTCTTATGGTTTTAAGCTAAAACCTGCTTATACTTTTGTGCCACAAATGTACTATGATTATACCGCGAGTATAAAAACATTAGCTTATAATAATGCCATAATGTCTGTTGAAAAACCATTAAGCAAAAATATTGTACTAACATTAGGTGCGCAAAATATATTGGGTGATAAACAGGAAGTTCAGCCGAACTTTGTGACCAAAGAAGCTAAATACCAAGTTGGATTGACAATCAACTTCTAAATAATTAATTAGTGTAATAATTTGGCACTAAAACTTATATACTGACATTTCATAGGATAATGCTTTTTTGGGCAAGGAGGTAGCAATGTTCGAGGGTAAAACACTTTGGCAGATTTTTAATTTTGGTGGGCCAGTAATGTATGTGTTGCTGTTTTGTTCAATATTTTCCATCGCCGTAATATTAAACCGCATCATTTATTACGCGCGTGTTTCAAAAACTTCCAGAGAAGATTTCATAGCTGAGGTTGTAAGTGAAATTAAAGCTGGTAACTTTCAAAAAGCCATTGAGGTATGCAAAAATGCACAGATGCCATTTGCCAATGTAGTGCTTTCTGGCCTTAAGCTTCGTGGTCATGGTGAGAAAATGATCTCAAACGCGTTGGAGCGTGAAGTTACCATAGAGGTAATAAAACTTGAAAAATACACAAGCGTGGTTGGCACCATAGGCAATATATCGCTTTACATCGGGCTTTTTGGCACAATTATAGGAGTTGTGAGGGCATTCCACGATATTTCAAGTGTCGGAACAGGCGGCATAAGCACAGTTATAGGCGGAGTTTCAGAGGCACTTGTTGCAACCGCTACGGGCTTAATGGTTGCTATACCAGCAGTGGTTGCCTATAACTATTTTGTAAAAAGAATTGACCAATTTGTTAATGATATGGAACTTTGCGCTTCAGAACTTTTAGACGCACTTTCGGAGTAAAAATGTTTGGTAACAAAAAGCGTAGAAGAACAAAGCTAATGTCTGATATAAACATCACACCTTTTACAGATGTGGTGCTTGTGTTATTAATTATTTTTATGGTCACAACACCTATAATTACGCACTCGGCATTAAAGGTTCAGTTGCCAAAAGCCACCAATGTTGAAAATGAAAGTGGTCAGCAAATAACAATAACAGTTGATGCGCAAGGGCGTATAATTGTGGATGGCACACAAGTTGAAATTAAAGATTTAACAGAAGAACTTACAGCAAGAATTAGTATCAAAAGTAACGCGGCAGTGGTTGTAAAAGGTGATAAAAACGCGAAATATGAAGCTATTGTCAATGTTATTGATATTGCTAAACTTTGCGGAGCAAAAAAGTTTGCCTTGGCGGTTGAATTAAAAAATAAAAATGATTGAAACCCTACTGGCATTAGACCATAAACTTGCAGGCATAATTGTTTTTGATTTTAAAAATAGCTTTTTTGATTTCATTATGCCCATACTGTCTAATTCAAAATTGTGGACGGCGCCGCTTGTTATTTTTATATTTTTTCTATGTACACTTGGCAAAAAAAAAGGCATTGCAACAACAATAGTGCTTTTGATAACCATCGCAATTACAGATTTAATTTGCGGTGGTATCTTAAAAGACATTTTTCACAGAGCAAGGCCTTTAAGCAGTTCTTTTACTTCTTTCCCTTCGTGCCATGCGGCAAACACTTTTGCCGCCGCTATGGTGTTTGCCCACTTTTATAAAAACATATTGTGGCGATTTTTGGTGTTTGGCGCGGCGATTGCTGTTGGTTTCTCAAGAATTTACATATTGGCTCATTACCCGTTAGATGTGATAGGCGGTATGTTCTTTGGCGGCCTTATAGCGTTTGTTGTAATACACTTATTAAAATCTAACGCAAATAAATATATACAAGGGCAATTGTTTAATGCTAAATAAAAAAACCACCATATTCGCAGTGGCTTTGTTTTCTGCTGTACGGCTTTATGCCGCATCTATTTTAGAACTTCACCCTGATGAGGCATATTACTGGCTTTGGTCTAAACACCTATCGCCTGGTTTTTTTGACCACCCTGGCCTTATAGCTTTTTTTATAAAACTAACAACTTTCTTAGGTGGAAGTGAGTTTTTCGTTCGTCTTGGCGGTGTTCTTGTTTCGGTGGTATTAAGCATACTTATCTGGAAACTTTCGCTATCTTTATTTGAAGATGAAAAAGTTGCCTCCGGCAGTGTTTTGCTTTTAAACTTATATCCACTAACATTTTCCGGTTCTTTAATAACCACACCTGATGTGCCGCTTTTTCTTTTTTGGGGTGTAAGCATATTTTTATTTTGGCAAGCGCTTAAAACGCAAAAAGTGCATTATTGGTATTTCTTAGGAATTAGCGCAGGTCTTGCGCTTGCGTCAAAATATACGGCGGTACTGCTTTTCCCGTGCTTGTTTACTTACCTGCTTTTTACAAAAGAGCGAAAATGGCTTGCCACAGTTCACCCATATATTGCAATATTGCTGTCTGCTCTGGTTTTTCTACCGGTTGTTTTATGGAATGCAGGGCATAATTGGATATCTTTTTCATTTCAGCTCTCCCATGGCGCCAGTGGTTCTCAAATACACATTGGTAAGTTTTTTGATTATATAGGCGGCCAGTTTCTTGTGGCAGGGCCGTTTGTATTTTTAGTGGTGTTAATTGCTGGGACAATTTTCTTATTTTCAAAAGACAATAAAAAGTTTTTTCTTGCAATTACATCAATGCCGGTAATTGCTTTTTTTGCTGTGGCATCGTTTAAAAAAACCAGCGAGGCAAACTGGCCGGCTGTTGCATATTTTACGCTTTCAATTTTGGTTCCCGTGTACTTGTTAAAGGGCTCCAAGTTAAAGGCAAGAGTGTGGGATTTTGCGGTATTATTTTCCGCGCTTATGTCGGTTACATTGCTTGCTCATGCAATATACGGCGTTATACCAATAAAAAAAATCTCTACCAAGCTTGCGGTTGCCGATGCCACAAACTGGGTGCATGGCTGGCACGAAATCGCGCAAGAAATACAA encodes the following:
- a CDS encoding polysaccharide deacetylase family protein; this encodes MKLFITFLVVFFISLNLAYCDNFYAQGPKGKKQIAITFDDGPGPHTQEVLDMLKANGVKATFFMEGQLVNIRPAMAQMVIADGHEVGSHLYDHPNFYKMKGIENKPKLLKQIQLAENAFLKIGHKPNLVRMPYGFVNTWVKQTLEEKGYIAVNWTFGCDWNKMKKEELAAVYVKNVRAGAILLFHDGGSNRERTIYAAKRAIEEAKKQGLGIVTVSQLLGLNKVN
- a CDS encoding tetratricopeptide repeat protein; translation: MNTKKEITQITNSVKINKKNKCYASTFVFLLLCFFYIVVPFTVYADDQLSETLFLQKNYKAASAEFAASAVLDFDTPSGQVSSLRLADCYFGLGYYLKAQNQYTKFLAIYPQSVHADKALFYLAKALFKQEKYEDALSAYDKFIGQFQNSSYIADAYFGEALCLYNLGRYTTSLAKLGELLDDYGQKRTDLQEAAQFYVAETWFERGSYSEAEAAYKKFLNENKSSLLVPLACYKLGRTFIARGKMESARSEFEDALARQYDPEIQAAIVFSMAESYYFEKQYSQAVSRYESIVKKYPSSDLAPKALFCAGWCFVETGNFAKAAKYFDLMDKNFQLNAYSEQSTYLSGICLYNLGNYRAAYSQLDKFANMHPVSELTPFAAYWSAWSSLKDSKPEKALEQFRTIIKKYPNVSVAERAEFMVAECFFATKEYDAARKHYQQFLSAYASSQMFDDALFGIGKCFAGRGDYGLAREVYENFLKELPKSRLANSVRLEIANTYIFEGKYSDAINALNDLAKVSDNSFANDVNFRLGFAQYKNGNYAKAVQTFAKFADSQNEKGDEVLYYSGLALIKIKEYSSAQKAFDKLLTQWPKSSLVSEALLRKGDIFWDIKEYEKAAQSYGQVVKNYPVSQVAPYALYAKGEALFAQSKNADALNSWQYLVETYPLSNLSSDVGMKIAEKLKAEESYAAALKAYNTVRLKYPASIAGRNAEIGAAQMHYKIGNFATSLSAYDKIIKSLDYTNDLKAIAQFGVAQCYEKLNKINNALYAYQEVVDKYKESVYAPKAQLSIAKIWESLGEDTLAKNAYDVLINKFPKSAIASSQFLTKAIKLQEQSRWKESIDLLRHAIECEDKSIAAQAQKLLGDAFFNTNAYKEATVEYLKTVYLFRDYVQYSSEAQFMAGVACQALKQKKEAINAYKRTVEFFPQSTWAQQAKQKLESMGK
- a CDS encoding biopolymer transporter ExbD, yielding MFGNKKRRRTKLMSDINITPFTDVVLVLLIIFMVTTPIITHSALKVQLPKATNVENESGQQITITVDAQGRIIVDGTQVEIKDLTEELTARISIKSNAAVVVKGDKNAKYEAIVNVIDIAKLCGAKKFALAVELKNKND
- a CDS encoding glycosyltransferase family 39 protein; protein product: MLNKKTTIFAVALFSAVRLYAASILELHPDEAYYWLWSKHLSPGFFDHPGLIAFFIKLTTFLGGSEFFVRLGGVLVSVVLSILIWKLSLSLFEDEKVASGSVLLLNLYPLTFSGSLITTPDVPLFLFWGVSIFLFWQALKTQKVHYWYFLGISAGLALASKYTAVLLFPCLFTYLLFTKERKWLATVHPYIAILLSALVFLPVVLWNAGHNWISFSFQLSHGASGSQIHIGKFFDYIGGQFLVAGPFVFLVVLIAGTIFLFSKDNKKFFLAITSMPVIAFFAVASFKKTSEANWPAVAYFTLSILVPVYLLKGSKLKARVWDFAVLFSALMSVTLLAHAIYGVIPIKKISTKLAVADATNWVHGWHEIAQEIQKRPGVEFIVTPSHQLSAQLEYYTDGKIPVFVDKTVARYSQYNLWDFEKNSAGKNGLYIFDSDMQFGNYKDQFESIQTIDSMVIYRNGIAIRKYTIVSGRKYKGVSR
- a CDS encoding MotA/TolQ/ExbB proton channel family protein; the protein is MFEGKTLWQIFNFGGPVMYVLLFCSIFSIAVILNRIIYYARVSKTSREDFIAEVVSEIKAGNFQKAIEVCKNAQMPFANVVLSGLKLRGHGEKMISNALEREVTIEVIKLEKYTSVVGTIGNISLYIGLFGTIIGVVRAFHDISSVGTGGISTVIGGVSEALVATATGLMVAIPAVVAYNYFVKRIDQFVNDMELCASELLDALSE
- a CDS encoding phosphatase PAP2 family protein, coding for MIETLLALDHKLAGIIVFDFKNSFFDFIMPILSNSKLWTAPLVIFIFFLCTLGKKKGIATTIVLLITIAITDLICGGILKDIFHRARPLSSSFTSFPSCHAANTFAAAMVFAHFYKNILWRFLVFGAAIAVGFSRIYILAHYPLDVIGGMFFGGLIAFVVIHLLKSNANKYIQGQLFNAK